In one window of Arachis ipaensis cultivar K30076 chromosome B06, Araip1.1, whole genome shotgun sequence DNA:
- the LOC110263768 gene encoding 60S ribosomal protein L18-like, protein MGKIYKGFHGKSLTTAIEVPRNSIESECLEVQKGKAIYDFQFNTRLLDRFLVRRTDSNFNAMILKHLFMSKEGKIAVVVGIVTDDIRVYEVPALTALRFTKTARARIEKADGECLTFD, encoded by the exons ATGGGAAAGATATACAAGGGATTCCATGGGAAAAGCTTAACTACAGCTATAGAAGTACCGCGAAACTCGATTGAATCA GAGTGTTTGGAAGTGCAGAAGGGGAAGGCCATCTATGACTTCCAATTCAACACAAGGCTT CTTGACCGCTTCCTTGTGAGGAGGACCGACAGCAATTTCAATGCCATGATACTGAAGCACTTGTTCATGAGCAAG GAAGGTAAAATTGCCGTGGTAGTAGGAATTGTAACCGATGATATCAGAGTGTATGAAGTTCCTGCATTGACTGCACTCAGGTTTACAAAGACTGCACGTGCTAGAATAGAGAAGGCCGATGGTGAATGCTTGACATTTGATTAG